In a genomic window of uncultured Sphaerochaeta sp.:
- a CDS encoding ABC transporter ATP-binding protein — protein sequence MAGLTLEHLYKRYDNSGKKKKTVNDYAVNDLNLKCEQGEFVALLGPSGCGKTTTLRMIAGLEDITHGNIYIDDCLINNLQPKDRKIGLAFEDYAMYPPLDVYGNVAFNLRAKGVDSAEIDRRVREIAPLMQIEDLLEKMPVKLSGGQKQRVNIARAIIREPEILLMDEPLSHLDGKARQAMRIEIKRLINKIKCTTIYVTHDQLEAMSLADRIAIINFGVLQQFGTPTEVYDDPANEFVASFIGEPPMNILETKIIKRNDVFFFSFNSSKLEITVPKRYYDVIHDGFRCKVGVRPMDVMIGGENSEGTSEQIATFENLGDERRIGIHVGDMLLMLITEDEKRYKSGDVIKLEVRGEKTHLFDIETGERIREKA from the coding sequence ATGGCAGGTCTGACTCTAGAACATTTATACAAACGATATGACAATTCCGGTAAAAAGAAGAAAACCGTTAATGATTATGCCGTAAATGATTTGAATCTCAAATGTGAACAGGGAGAGTTTGTTGCTTTGCTTGGTCCTTCCGGTTGCGGCAAGACAACCACGCTCCGTATGATTGCCGGTCTTGAAGACATTACGCATGGGAATATCTATATTGATGATTGTCTGATCAACAATCTCCAGCCGAAAGACCGAAAGATTGGTCTGGCTTTTGAAGATTATGCAATGTATCCACCTCTGGATGTGTACGGAAATGTTGCTTTCAATCTCAGAGCGAAAGGGGTTGATAGCGCGGAGATTGACAGAAGAGTCCGTGAGATTGCACCACTGATGCAGATTGAAGATCTTCTGGAAAAGATGCCTGTCAAACTTTCAGGCGGACAGAAACAGCGTGTGAACATTGCCCGTGCAATCATCAGGGAGCCGGAAATTCTTTTGATGGATGAACCGCTTTCGCACCTTGACGGTAAAGCCCGCCAGGCAATGCGTATTGAGATCAAGCGCCTGATCAACAAGATCAAATGTACTACGATATATGTAACACATGACCAGTTGGAAGCGATGTCTCTTGCTGACAGGATTGCCATCATTAATTTTGGCGTCTTGCAACAGTTCGGAACACCGACTGAAGTATATGATGATCCTGCCAATGAGTTTGTTGCTTCATTCATTGGAGAACCTCCAATGAATATTCTTGAAACAAAGATCATCAAGAGGAATGATGTTTTCTTTTTCTCATTCAATAGCAGCAAGCTCGAGATTACTGTTCCAAAACGATACTACGACGTCATCCATGACGGTTTCCGCTGCAAGGTTGGTGTTCGCCCTATGGATGTGATGATCGGCGGAGAAAATTCTGAAGGAACTTCTGAACAGATTGCAACATTTGAGAACCTTGGTGATGAGCGGCGTATAGGCATCCATGTTGGTGATATGCTTCTTATGCTGATTACAGAGGATGAGAAACGGTATAAAAGTGGAGATGTCATCAAACTTGAGGTTCGCGGAGAAAAGACGCATCTATTTGACATAGAGACCGGCGAACGAATCAGAGAAAAGGCGTAA
- a CDS encoding L-ribulose-5-phosphate 3-epimerase — protein MLGNHLLGLYEKALDPKLNWHERFSKAKRLGFDFLEISIDETDERLSRLDWSLEQIEEFRHAAFASGMTCQSMCLSVHRRFPFGSIDPAVREKAHEILLKAVDFCNYAGIRVIQLAGYDVYYEPSTPQSVMYFRQAMAWAAKVAEQKQVMLAMEIMDTPFINSISKHMAYEAMIKSPWYKVYPDIGNLSAWPENDVDFELERGISSIVGVHLKETLSATESFPGKFKCVPFGTGCVDFPKRFAQLERLNYTGPYMMEMWYEDVTFSESEVLRSRVWMEEQFKKGTEMLAASTTTLNERSQQ, from the coding sequence GTGTTAGGTAATCATCTGTTGGGGCTGTATGAGAAAGCTCTGGATCCAAAACTCAACTGGCACGAGAGATTTTCAAAAGCAAAACGGCTGGGTTTTGATTTTCTCGAAATAAGCATTGATGAAACCGATGAGCGGCTGTCACGGCTCGACTGGAGTCTGGAACAAATAGAAGAGTTCAGGCATGCTGCTTTTGCATCGGGGATGACCTGCCAGTCGATGTGCCTCTCTGTTCACCGAAGGTTTCCCTTCGGTTCCATAGATCCTGCAGTGCGGGAAAAAGCTCATGAGATTTTGCTGAAAGCGGTTGATTTTTGCAACTATGCAGGAATTAGGGTCATCCAGCTTGCCGGTTATGATGTGTACTATGAACCTTCTACGCCACAGTCTGTCATGTATTTCCGCCAGGCAATGGCTTGGGCTGCCAAGGTGGCTGAGCAGAAGCAGGTGATGCTTGCGATGGAAATCATGGATACGCCGTTTATCAATTCCATCTCAAAACACATGGCTTACGAGGCAATGATCAAGTCCCCATGGTATAAAGTGTACCCCGATATCGGAAACCTTTCGGCATGGCCGGAAAACGATGTTGATTTTGAATTGGAGCGAGGAATATCGAGCATCGTTGGGGTTCACCTCAAAGAAACGCTCTCTGCTACTGAGTCCTTCCCGGGCAAATTCAAGTGTGTGCCGTTCGGTACGGGATGTGTCGATTTCCCCAAACGTTTTGCACAATTGGAAAGACTGAATTATACCGGACCTTATATGATGGAGATGTGGTATGAAGATGTTACATTCTCCGAATCTGAGGTATTGCGCTCACGTGTGTGGATGGAAGAACAATTCAAAAAGGGAACAGAAATGCTTGCCGCTTCTACTACTACTCTGAATGAAAGGAGCCAACAATGA
- a CDS encoding FGGY-family carbohydrate kinase — MKYYLGLDNGGTTTKAALFDAEGNEIGICSKDTAMIAVRPGYTERDMEEMWEANCAVIKGVIEKTGISADDVAGVGICGHGKGLYLWGKDDRPVRYGIISTDNRAYEYPKKWAQDGTEQKVFELSCQHIMACQPVALLAWLKDNEPEAYTNIKYVFECKDYVRFRLTGEAKAEYTDYSGANFLNLHTRTYDDELLRLFGISEVHDALPPLCAATEIAGYVTEQAAKKCGLNSGTPVIGGMFDIDACALGTGITNEDNLCMIAGTWSINEYIRKEPVLDGSVAMNSLFALPEYFLIEESSPTSAGNNAWYINQMLPEFRKELVASGGNFYDEINSWIDEISPDTFVPVFLPFLMASNVHPNAKGSFIGITMNHTRKHLLRSVHEGICFCHRMHTERLMKSRKSDVKAIRLAGGAAHSRQWTQMFADVMQIPVETVKANETGALGCAIGVAAAVGDYASLDEAVGRMCKISARVIPNLAYKEIYDKKYKLYKKVINGLDSVWDEMQQMAEN; from the coding sequence ATGAAGTATTATCTTGGGCTTGATAATGGTGGAACCACGACAAAAGCAGCTCTGTTTGATGCTGAGGGAAATGAGATTGGCATTTGCAGTAAAGACACTGCCATGATTGCCGTCCGCCCCGGGTACACAGAGCGCGACATGGAAGAGATGTGGGAAGCCAACTGCGCAGTAATCAAGGGGGTCATTGAAAAGACTGGCATCTCGGCCGACGATGTTGCCGGCGTAGGAATTTGCGGTCATGGAAAGGGGCTGTATCTGTGGGGAAAGGATGACCGTCCTGTACGCTACGGCATCATTTCCACTGACAACCGTGCTTATGAATATCCAAAGAAATGGGCTCAGGATGGTACAGAGCAGAAGGTGTTTGAGCTCTCTTGCCAGCATATCATGGCCTGTCAGCCGGTTGCCTTGTTGGCTTGGCTGAAGGATAACGAACCCGAGGCCTATACGAATATCAAGTATGTTTTTGAATGCAAGGATTACGTGAGATTCAGGCTTACTGGTGAGGCCAAGGCGGAGTATACCGACTATTCAGGTGCAAACTTCCTCAATCTGCACACCCGTACCTATGATGATGAGCTTTTGAGGCTGTTTGGAATCAGCGAGGTACATGATGCCTTGCCCCCGCTGTGCGCAGCAACCGAGATTGCTGGCTATGTGACCGAGCAAGCTGCAAAAAAGTGTGGCCTCAATTCCGGTACTCCTGTGATCGGTGGAATGTTCGACATTGATGCCTGTGCTTTGGGTACCGGTATTACCAACGAGGACAACTTGTGCATGATCGCAGGGACCTGGTCGATCAATGAGTATATCAGGAAGGAACCGGTATTGGATGGCTCTGTTGCAATGAACTCGTTGTTCGCACTGCCTGAGTATTTCCTCATCGAGGAGTCGAGTCCTACCTCCGCCGGTAACAATGCCTGGTACATCAACCAGATGTTGCCGGAGTTCAGAAAGGAATTGGTTGCCAGCGGTGGTAATTTTTATGATGAAATAAATAGTTGGATAGATGAGATCAGCCCCGATACGTTCGTTCCTGTTTTTCTTCCATTCCTCATGGCCAGCAATGTTCATCCAAATGCCAAGGGGTCTTTCATAGGGATTACCATGAACCATACTCGTAAACACCTTCTTCGTAGTGTACATGAGGGTATCTGCTTCTGTCATAGAATGCATACAGAGAGACTGATGAAGAGCAGGAAATCTGATGTGAAAGCTATACGGCTTGCAGGGGGTGCGGCTCACAGCAGACAGTGGACACAGATGTTTGCAGATGTGATGCAGATACCTGTTGAGACGGTAAAGGCAAATGAAACGGGAGCCCTGGGATGTGCAATCGGAGTTGCCGCAGCTGTAGGTGATTATGCTTCGCTTGATGAAGCAGTTGGCAGAATGTGCAAAATCTCCGCAAGAGTCATACCAAACCTAGCTTATAAGGAGATTTATGATAAAAAATATAAGCTTTACAAAAAAGTCATAAATGGGCTGGATAGTGTTTGGGATGAGATGCAACAAATGGCAGAAAACTAA
- a CDS encoding C-terminal helicase domain-containing protein has translation MLVTTDLLSRGIDIEFLPFVINYELPRSPINFIHRIGRTGRAGRFGEAITLVSPSEEAHFKVIEKKMKKKVPRMACEQFGKC, from the coding sequence GTGTTGGTCACTACCGATTTGCTCTCCCGGGGAATTGATATTGAGTTCCTTCCCTTTGTCATAAACTATGAGTTGCCTCGTTCTCCCATCAATTTCATTCACAGGATTGGAAGAACGGGCCGTGCAGGAAGGTTTGGTGAAGCCATTACGCTAGTCAGTCCTTCCGAAGAAGCTCATTTCAAGGTGATAGAGAAGAAGATGAAGAAGAAGGTCCCACGAATGGCGTGTGAGCAGTTTGGAAAATGCTAG
- a CDS encoding metallophosphoesterase, with protein sequence MIKRTITYVAIALLVMTFVGCTTFSKQDSTAMTGVQPLWEAGSTRDKIIVLSDLHTGFEDAYAEILENRPYLIEFLQRIAVTSDVREVVLNGDILDEWFLPLSFVEIDRGEFYRKNIENNKDLIAAFNEVMDAGITLVYVVGNHDMSVNVQYIEEAIPGMIVCAQQLGVGLYRTGDCNEIVIEHGHRYDVFSAPDTISNAHLTNGPTMFPPGYFYARFAADWVLKNKPPYKADLPVIEVVPDRVNDPNQFGAYAYYRTMATVFKNITPTEGIGDKLLDMRIDGYNDTYSIQDLYPVRNEQGEISAPVLFPNYQRTWDARQEANGVRVKSSFAVAALGALDSRYFESQARAQFEVDNTQSDTSVVIFGHTHIPMFFDYGNGHSYVNTGTWIDHNTNYKEKDGSLLSRTFAVVTTGPSSTTLDIYQYQKDGSLRDLKSQLLADHEK encoded by the coding sequence ATGATAAAACGGACGATTACGTATGTTGCTATTGCATTGTTGGTGATGACCTTCGTTGGCTGTACGACCTTTTCGAAGCAGGATTCCACAGCAATGACTGGGGTACAACCGCTTTGGGAGGCAGGAAGCACACGCGACAAGATCATAGTGCTCAGTGACCTTCATACTGGCTTTGAAGATGCCTATGCGGAAATTCTGGAGAATCGACCGTATCTCATCGAATTCCTGCAGCGCATTGCTGTGACTTCTGATGTTCGGGAAGTGGTGCTCAACGGCGATATCCTTGATGAATGGTTCCTGCCGCTCTCCTTTGTTGAAATTGACAGGGGGGAGTTCTACCGAAAGAACATCGAGAACAACAAGGATTTGATAGCCGCATTCAATGAAGTCATGGATGCAGGCATCACCTTGGTGTATGTTGTCGGAAACCATGACATGTCAGTCAACGTACAGTACATTGAAGAGGCGATTCCAGGCATGATAGTCTGCGCGCAACAGCTTGGAGTCGGGTTGTACCGAACCGGAGACTGCAATGAGATCGTCATTGAGCATGGCCACCGGTATGATGTGTTTTCGGCCCCAGATACCATATCCAATGCGCATCTCACCAACGGTCCTACCATGTTTCCTCCTGGATACTTCTATGCTCGATTTGCGGCTGACTGGGTGCTCAAGAACAAGCCTCCCTACAAGGCAGACCTGCCGGTGATCGAGGTAGTTCCGGACCGTGTGAACGACCCTAACCAATTTGGTGCGTATGCCTATTATCGGACCATGGCAACTGTGTTCAAAAACATCACCCCAACCGAGGGAATCGGGGACAAGCTTTTGGATATGCGCATTGATGGATACAACGATACCTATTCAATTCAGGATTTGTATCCGGTACGTAACGAACAGGGAGAAATTTCGGCTCCTGTACTCTTTCCGAACTATCAACGGACATGGGACGCCCGTCAGGAGGCGAATGGGGTGCGTGTGAAATCCAGCTTCGCAGTAGCAGCCTTGGGTGCGCTTGACAGCAGGTATTTCGAAAGCCAGGCTCGGGCGCAGTTTGAAGTCGACAACACCCAAAGCGATACCAGCGTAGTGATCTTCGGGCATACCCATATTCCAATGTTCTTCGACTATGGCAATGGCCACTCCTACGTCAATACCGGTACCTGGATTGACCACAACACCAATTACAAGGAGAAGGATGGCAGTCTTCTCAGCAGGACGTTCGCAGTGGTGACCACAGGGCCTTCTTCCACTACTCTTGATATCTATCAATACCAGAAGGATGGCAGTTTGCGTGATCTCAAGAGTCAGTTGCTTGCTGACCATGAGAAATGA
- a CDS encoding RNA-binding domain-containing protein, whose translation MTLEQIKNLLSLGENQRIEFKSSIRNLDALGKTVSGFLNTAGGYLICGVSESEGVIGIEDSHDAVNKLERYLIEHISPKAFVAVQAEELDNKLVISIEVPAGSDVPYAFKDVIYIRNGELTEVAKSQTIRDIVMRHQIEPERWERRFSFADLERDLDVQEIRTAVLEAGNVRRVLFRDEKDISMVLEDFSVARYGRLTNGGDVIFSTNPAIRLPQTRIRAMCYSSDKAGDKFSDMKSFEGPLHRIFEDAYSFVIRNTSSISKFIKGSPKRLDAPLYPEEAVREALINALAHRDYSTASGGVSIHVYPHRLEIWNSGALPEGVTEQSLLKGQISILRNPDIAHVLYLRGLMEKAGRGSVLMVQKCLEFGLPSPFWRSDSKLGVTVTFSAPEVTPEVTPEVTPEVTPEVTPEVMKLLKQLKSEMSRGDLQGAIGLRDAEHFRKSYINPALEIKAIEMTIPEKPTSSKQKYRISGVGKQLLEKLRDKGEA comes from the coding sequence ATGACTCTGGAACAGATAAAGAACTTGCTTTCTCTTGGAGAAAACCAACGTATTGAGTTCAAGTCTTCAATCCGTAATCTTGATGCTCTGGGAAAAACCGTTTCTGGCTTTCTGAATACAGCTGGCGGGTATTTGATTTGCGGGGTGAGCGAGAGTGAAGGTGTCATCGGCATTGAGGATTCTCATGATGCAGTCAATAAGCTTGAGCGGTATTTGATAGAACATATATCTCCAAAGGCTTTCGTTGCGGTTCAGGCTGAGGAACTAGATAATAAACTGGTCATTTCAATTGAGGTTCCTGCAGGAAGTGATGTCCCGTATGCTTTCAAAGATGTCATTTACATCCGAAATGGTGAACTCACTGAAGTAGCGAAATCGCAAACCATCCGCGATATTGTGATGCGACATCAAATTGAACCTGAGCGTTGGGAGCGCCGCTTCTCTTTCGCTGATTTGGAGAGAGATCTTGATGTACAGGAAATACGAACTGCTGTGTTGGAAGCAGGGAATGTGCGCAGGGTATTGTTTCGGGATGAAAAAGATATCTCAATGGTATTGGAAGACTTCTCGGTTGCTCGATACGGGCGGTTGACAAATGGTGGTGATGTTATTTTTTCAACAAATCCAGCCATCCGATTGCCACAAACCCGAATCAGGGCTATGTGCTACAGTTCAGATAAAGCTGGCGACAAGTTCAGTGACATGAAGTCTTTCGAAGGTCCGTTGCACCGAATTTTCGAGGACGCCTACTCATTTGTCATTCGCAATACTTCCAGTATCTCCAAATTTATCAAGGGTAGTCCCAAACGCCTTGATGCTCCGTTGTATCCTGAAGAAGCAGTACGGGAAGCACTGATTAATGCATTGGCCCATCGTGATTATAGTACAGCATCTGGGGGTGTCAGCATCCATGTGTATCCTCATCGGCTCGAGATTTGGAATTCTGGAGCACTCCCTGAAGGCGTAACCGAGCAGAGTCTGCTCAAAGGCCAGATATCAATACTCCGAAATCCTGATATCGCTCATGTATTATATCTTCGGGGGCTCATGGAAAAAGCGGGGCGCGGTAGCGTGCTCATGGTGCAGAAATGTCTTGAATTCGGATTGCCATCTCCGTTCTGGAGGTCAGATTCGAAGCTTGGAGTTACGGTTACTTTTTCTGCCCCGGAAGTCACCCCGGAAGTCACCCCGGAAGTCACCCCGGAAGTCACCCCGGAAGTCACCCCGGAAGTCATGAAGCTATTGAAGCAACTCAAGAGTGAAATGAGTAGAGGGGATTTGCAGGGGGCGATTGGCCTTCGGGATGCAGAGCATTTCCGAAAATCCTATATAAATCCAGCGCTTGAAATCAAAGCTATAGAAATGACAATCCCAGAGAAACCCACAAGCAGCAAGCAAAAGTACAGGATCAGTGGAGTTGGGAAGCAGTTACTTGAAAAACTTAGAGACAAGGGAGAGGCCTAA
- a CDS encoding DUF4062 domain-containing protein: MNEERDKLKIMVSSTVYGIEELLDRIYTLLSSFGYEVWMSHKGTVPVFSNRTAFENCLQAVKNCDLFLGIITPNYGSGQNPKDSSSLSITHQEILKAIELNKPRWLLAHENVVFARSLLNNLGYKGKTGRAELKLKKNQILTDLRIIDLYEDATIDHESPETVPLDERKGNWVQKYHSDNDGSIFVSSQFFRYQEVEEFIKENFKYRESFQKNGGAS; encoded by the coding sequence GTGAACGAAGAACGGGACAAGTTGAAGATAATGGTGTCCTCGACTGTATATGGAATAGAAGAGCTGCTCGATCGCATATATACGCTTTTATCCTCCTTTGGTTATGAGGTTTGGATGTCCCATAAGGGAACCGTTCCCGTTTTTTCCAATCGAACTGCATTTGAGAACTGTCTGCAAGCTGTGAAGAACTGTGATTTATTCCTCGGCATCATTACTCCTAATTATGGAAGCGGGCAGAATCCCAAAGACTCATCAAGTCTCTCCATCACACATCAGGAGATCCTGAAAGCAATCGAGCTTAATAAACCTAGGTGGCTGTTGGCTCATGAGAATGTGGTATTTGCCCGTTCACTGCTTAACAATCTGGGGTATAAAGGCAAGACAGGACGAGCTGAATTGAAGTTGAAGAAGAATCAGATCCTTACAGATTTGCGCATCATCGACCTCTATGAGGACGCCACCATTGATCATGAATCACCTGAGACCGTTCCCCTGGATGAACGGAAAGGCAACTGGGTACAAAAGTATCATTCCGACAATGATGGCTCAATATTCGTTAGCTCCCAGTTCTTTCGCTATCAGGAAGTTGAGGAATTCATCAAGGAAAACTTTAAGTACAGGGAATCGTTTCAGAAAAATGGAGGTGCTTCATGA
- a CDS encoding YwbE family protein, translated as MDGKTRADIHAGLEVLIVLKQDQATGATTKGVVKDILTNSSKHPHGIKVRLVSGEVGRVKEILSRT; from the coding sequence ATGGATGGCAAGACAAGAGCTGATATACACGCTGGGCTGGAAGTGCTTATCGTCCTCAAGCAGGACCAAGCTACGGGCGCTACCACCAAAGGTGTGGTCAAGGACATCTTGACCAACTCAAGCAAGCATCCGCACGGCATCAAGGTCCGTCTTGTGAGTGGTGAAGTAGGGCGGGTGAAGGAGATTCTATCACGGACATAA
- a CDS encoding VF530 family DNA-binding protein, producing the protein MEKLLIRLVDYYGWDGLFDMLQLQCFYIDPSIKSSLKFLRKNLWARTELEEIYLDLEYYLNEESRQ; encoded by the coding sequence TTGGAGAAATTGCTTATCCGCCTGGTCGATTACTACGGCTGGGATGGGCTGTTCGACATGCTGCAGTTGCAATGCTTTTATATCGACCCCAGCATCAAATCCAGCTTGAAGTTCCTACGCAAGAACCTTTGGGCGCGGACAGAGCTGGAGGAAATCTACTTGGACCTTGAGTATTACCTGAACGAGGAATCGAGGCAGTAG
- a CDS encoding MFS transporter, translating into MKSKILIHRDFQTFLMLWITQSFSQLGSSMTSFALILYLYEKSGSALSTALLSVCSYAPYIVLSMFAGALSDTWNKKRTMLVCDSLAAISTVAVLILLQTDHLQIWHLYGLNALNGTVNTVQKPAAEVAVTLITPRKYYQKVSGLKSFSNALNTMLTPIITTALYAFAGMQVIILVDVATFLIAFLILLFFIRIPQQSFVSKVAKESILKAAGEGIRYLRQNRGILDLLLFLAAINLTASIYNAALPAMLLSRAGGGTTALGWVTMVTGFATLVGSIAASTLGTPKSRVKVIYWSLLFSMSTENFLLAFGRSVPTWCIGAILGWIAIPLMGTNLDAILRLHIPVEMQGRVYATRNTLQFCTIPIGYLLGGFMVDQVFEPFVAKQAPNALLDFLFGSGKGSGAAFLFAVIGLIGVATCLIFGKDRAIWSLEQEELTNPR; encoded by the coding sequence ATGAAATCAAAAATTCTCATTCATCGGGATTTTCAGACATTTCTCATGCTCTGGATCACCCAGTCATTTTCACAACTCGGTAGTTCGATGACCAGTTTTGCACTGATTCTTTATCTGTACGAGAAAAGCGGTTCAGCATTATCAACTGCACTGCTGTCTGTGTGTTCGTATGCTCCGTACATTGTACTCAGTATGTTCGCAGGGGCTCTCAGCGACACTTGGAACAAGAAACGAACCATGCTTGTCTGTGATAGCCTGGCGGCCATCAGCACGGTTGCTGTGTTAATCCTGTTGCAAACAGATCATCTCCAAATCTGGCATCTCTATGGTTTGAATGCCTTGAACGGGACTGTGAACACAGTGCAGAAGCCGGCTGCGGAGGTTGCGGTCACCCTGATAACCCCCCGCAAATACTATCAGAAAGTCAGTGGCTTGAAATCCTTTTCCAATGCGCTAAACACTATGCTCACTCCAATAATCACCACTGCTCTCTATGCCTTTGCAGGTATGCAGGTTATTATTCTTGTTGATGTAGCAACGTTTCTCATCGCCTTTTTGATTCTTTTGTTTTTCATCAGAATCCCGCAACAGAGTTTTGTTTCCAAAGTTGCCAAAGAATCGATACTCAAGGCAGCAGGAGAGGGGATTCGCTATCTCAGACAGAATCGTGGCATCCTGGACCTGTTGCTATTTCTTGCTGCCATCAACCTGACAGCTTCAATCTACAATGCAGCGCTTCCCGCCATGTTGCTCTCTCGAGCAGGAGGCGGCACAACAGCACTTGGTTGGGTTACCATGGTTACTGGGTTTGCAACGCTGGTTGGAAGTATAGCCGCTTCTACTTTGGGGACACCGAAAAGCAGGGTGAAAGTCATCTACTGGTCGCTGTTGTTCTCAATGAGTACCGAGAATTTCTTACTCGCCTTCGGAAGATCGGTTCCAACATGGTGTATAGGTGCAATACTGGGATGGATAGCGATTCCTCTAATGGGTACAAATCTCGATGCTATCCTGAGACTGCATATTCCTGTCGAGATGCAGGGTCGTGTGTATGCAACAAGGAATACTCTGCAGTTCTGCACCATACCAATAGGGTATTTGCTGGGTGGCTTTATGGTTGACCAAGTGTTCGAGCCCTTTGTCGCCAAACAGGCGCCGAATGCTCTTTTGGATTTCTTGTTTGGTTCCGGCAAAGGGTCAGGAGCTGCATTTCTCTTTGCAGTGATAGGTCTCATTGGCGTGGCAACATGTCTGATTTTTGGCAAGGACCGAGCAATCTGGAGCCTTGAACAAGAAGAACTGACCAATCCAAGATGA